Proteins encoded together in one Salmo salar chromosome ssa08, Ssal_v3.1, whole genome shotgun sequence window:
- the LOC106609924 gene encoding neuropeptide Y receptor type 2-like yields the protein MDTESQVNITPMEDWANSSRLACEFSNCRNNFPDLEDSTKLVGVQVILILAYSTIILFGVIGNSLVIYVVYKFKTLHTVTNFFIVNLAVADLLVNTLCLPFTLINTLHGEWRFGQALCFMLPFSQGMAVHVSTITLNIIALDRHRSIVYHLETKMSKEMCAAVIIMTWAISAVLASPLAIFREYGTFDLSPEQSIQVCTEKWPGSGMDGTIYSISMLLLQYCLPLAINSFAYIRIWSKLKNHVSPAGRNNRHQRKRKTTKMLVIVVVVFAVSWLPLHAFQLAIDIDNSVLEMKDFKLLFTMFHIVAMCSTFVNPILYGWMNNNYRTAFLSVCKCSQPVNSGSRNTMSRKTLREKDLSDTDFKATKV from the coding sequence ATGGATACTGAAAGTCAAGTAAACATAACTCCAATGGAGGATTGGGCGAATTCTTCTAGACTTGCTTGCGAATTCTCAAACTGCCGCAACAACTTTCCAGACCTGGAGGACAGCACAAAGCTGGTGGGAGTGCAAGTGATCCTCATCTTGGCTTACAGCACCATCATACTGTTCGGAGTCATTGGAAACTCCCTGGTGATATACGTGGTGTACAAGTTCAAAACTCTGCACACTGTCACCAATTTTTTCATTGTGAATCTGGCTGTGGCGGATCTGCTAGTGAATACTCTATGTTTGCCCTTTACTTTGATCAATACTCTCCATGGGGAGTGGAGGTTTGGCCAGGCATTGTGCTTCATGCTGCCCTTCTCCCAAGGCATGGCCGTGCACGTTTCCACCATCACGCTCAACATCATCGCCCTGGACCGCCACCGGAGCATTGTCTACCACCTGGAGACCAAGATGTCCAAGGAAATGTGCGCCGCTGTCATCATCATGACGTGGGCCATAAGCGCAGTCCTGGCCAGCCCGCTCGCCATCTTCCGGGAGTACGGGACGTTTGACCTTTCGCCCGAGCAGTCCATTCAGGTTTGCACGGAAAAGTGGCCAGGGAGCGGCATGGACGGGACCATCTATAGTATCTCCATGCTCCTGCTCCAGTACTGCCTGCCGCTGGCCATCAACTCCTTTGCCTACATCCGCATCTGGAGTAAGCTGAAGAACCATGTGAGTCCGGCAGGGAGGAACAACCGCCACCAGCGCAAGAGGAAGACCACTAAGATGCTGGTGATCGTGGTGGTGGTGTTTGCAGTGAGCTGGCTGCCTCTCCACGCCTTCCAGCTGGCCATTGACATTGACAACAGTGTCTTGGAAATGAAAGACTTCAAGCTGCTATTTACCATGTTCCACATCGTGGCCATGTGCTCAACCTTCGTCAACCCCATCCTCTATGGGTGGATGAACAACAACTACCGGACTGCGTTTCTGTCTGTGTGCAAGTGCAGCCAACCTGTCAATTCTGGGTCGAGGAACACCATGAGCAGAAAGACACTGAGGGAAAAAGACTTGAGCGATACAGATTTCAAAGCGACTAAAGTTTGA